A genomic segment from Oncorhynchus keta strain PuntledgeMale-10-30-2019 chromosome 7, Oket_V2, whole genome shotgun sequence encodes:
- the LOC118386405 gene encoding INO80 complex subunit D-like produces MYEGKHIHFSEVDNKPLCSYSPKLCKQRRLNGYAFCIRHVLEDKTAPFKQCEYVAKYNSQRCTNPIPKSEDRRYCNSHLQVLGFIPKKERRKKHNALEEMRSTPHLESVALNITVPSLALKASNGLDELPPSPPCIRLLPLPDGELLDPFAFYEEDTDGEEGPPRKGSTVRKKLHSRLVLSQKLQLPHHDNALLQPPPEHFSPSPLTCVHRSSPLHPHLPCQQQTGLLQPSTIPSFVLPGQLQTGLLQPSTIPSFVLPGQLQTGLPQPSTMPSFVLPGQLQGLLCKLAPPQIPAFLPVGLPPNTAPSPLQSSCPPLGRKALFTATHLPSSSWDSTQRHLVAMRPAAFSPPLACMARLQHLVQLCTQRHQEHGDLFHHLGLDWSEDSSEDDEVEAERVPPYHNAWRLQEGHLQDVSDEDAGGSRRTRLARLCSYLQEKYKHLCRQERATMRQKKYHYAFRKALLHAASKDPDCAGQLIQKLRKVSQTSSAPGQQETGICTGSTKGQACSSRALPFTRHCFQHILLNRSQQLFSSCTAKFADGQQCSIPVFDITHQTPLCEEHAKKMDNFLRGDGNRRVQHQQQRKPRKKTKPPALTKKHKKKRRRGPWRPQKPIPPALPQGNLGMPSSSSLTMPTQANIRSPSTPELSTDELPDDITNDMSDIPNDLELNQEDFSDVLPRLPDDLQDFDLFEGKNGELLPTTEEAEELVRALQAGLMGSYPDSLVCLTSMADMAQADGVDHRAMAAVFPGPGVQPGGMGDLLNGRIPVENFSNLELEDNLLHSAGGHFSPSVSPQQPPAQGQTLPSGPSLTSSTRTVPRTHPPHILAKPEAPTSSPQGSHYCSEHVPSPYNDHMSSTHATSFQTDSPLLLEVPSTPRSSWNNLPLALTDPTQFGNLIRPEGHLVSTSLSTPPSSHSVTLQPMAALSALPQSGLTGLTALPAPSPPHDLLISTLPKQQLPQFSAAFGHQLASHSGIPKDVQPSHSSTAPPTGFSIASATAASANSATPPFPHSN; encoded by the exons ATGTATGAGGGCAAACACATCCACTTCTCGGAGGTGGACAATAAGCCATTGTGCTCATACAGCCCAAAGCTCTGCAAGCAGCGCAGGCTCAATGGCTATGCCTTCTGTATCCGTCATGTCCTGGAGGATAAGACCGCTCCCTTCAAGCAATGTGAATATGTGGCCAAGTACAACAGCCAACGATGCACCAACCCCATCCCCAAGTCTGAGGACCGCAG ATACTGTAACAGCCACCTCCAAGTCCTTGGCTTTATCCCCAAGAAGGAGCGGAGGAAGAAACACAATGCGTTGGAGGAGATGCGCTCAACACCTCACCTGGAGTCAGTGGCTCTTAACATAACTGTGCCCTCGCTAGCTCTGAAGGCCTCCAATGGCCTGGACGAGCTGCCACCCTCTCCACCCTGCATCCGTCTGCTACCACTCCCAGATGGGGAGCTCTTGGACCCTTTTGCCTTCTACGAGGAGGACACTGATGGGGAAGAGGGCCCTCCTCGGAAGGGCTCCACCGTCAGGAAGAAACTACACAGTAGACTGGTGCTCAGCCAGAAACTCCAGCTCCCCCATCACGACAATGCCCTCCTCCAACCACCTCCGGAGCACTTTAGCCCCTCTCCTCTTACCTGTGTGCACCGCTCTTCGCCTCTCCATCCTCATCTTCCCTGTCAGCAGCAGACAGGACTCCTCCAGCCCTCCACTATACCTTCGTTTGTCCTCCCTGGACAGCTGCAGACAGGACTCCTCCAGCCCTCCACTATACCTTCGTTTGTCCTCCCTGGACAACTGCAGACAGGActcccccagccctccaccaTGCCCTCGTTTGTCCTCCCAGGACAGCTGCAGGGTTTATTATGTAAGCTAGCTCCACCTCAGATTCCCGCCTTTCTGCCTGTCGGACTGCCCCCCAACACAGCTCCCAGTCCGCTGCAGTCCTCCTGTCCCCCCCTCGGCAGGAAAGCTCTGTTCACTGCCACGCACTTGCCATCCAGTAGCTGGGACAGCACTCAGCGTCATTTGGTGGCCATGCGTCCGGCTGCCTTCTCACCTCCCCTTGCCTGCATGGCAAGGTTACAGCATCTGGTGCAGCTCTGCACCCAAAGACATCAGGAGCACGGAGACCTCTTCCATCATCTAG GGTTGGACTGGTCTGAAGACAGTTCAGAGGATGATGAAGTGGAGGCAGAGAGAGTTCCACCCTATCACAATGCCTGGAGACTACAGGAAGGACACCTGCAGGATGT CTCAGATGAAGATGCTGGTGGCTCGCGGAGAACGCGGTTGGCTCGGCTGTGCTCATACCTCCAGGAGAAATACAAGCACCTGTGCAGGCAGGAGAGGGCTACCATGCGCCAGAAGAAATACCACTATGCCTTCCGCAAAGCCCTGCTGCACGCTGCCAGTAAAGACCCTGACTGTGCTGGCCAGTTGATTCAGAAGTTGCGCAAGGTCTCCCAGACCTCAAG TGCGCCAGGGCAGCAGGAGACGGGAATCTGCACTGGAAGCACCAAGGGCCAGGCATGTAGCAGCCGAGCTCTACCCTTCACCAGACACTGCTTCCAGC ACATTCTGTTGAATCGCTCTCAGCAGCTCTTCTCCAGTTGCACAGCCAAATTTGCAGATGGACAACAGTGCTCCATTCCTGTGTTTGACATCACGCATCAGACACCGCTCTGTGAGGAGCATGCCAAAAAGATG GACAATTTCCTGCGTGGAGACGGTAACCGAAGGGTGCAGCACCAGCAGCAGCGAAAGCCGCGTAAGAAGACCAAACCACCTGCACTCACCAAGAAAcacaagaagaagaggaggagagggccgtGGCGGCCCCAGAAGCCCATCCCGCCGGCGCTACCCCAGGGGAACCTGGGAATGCCTTCCTCCTCCAGCCTGACCATGCCCACCCAGGCCAACATCAG GAGTCCCTCGACGCCTGAACTGAGCACCGATGAACTTCCCGATGACATCACCAATGACATGTCAGACATTCCAAACGACCTCGAGCTGAACCAGGAGGATTTCTCGGACGTGTTACCCAGGCTCCCCGATGACCTTCAGGACTTTGACTTGTTTGAAG GTAAGAATGGGGAGCTGCTTCCCAccacagaggaggcagaggagctgGTGCGTGCACTACAGGCTGGGCTGATGGGCTCCTACCCAGACTCCCTGGTGTGCCTGACCTCCATGGCGGATATGGCGCAGGCAGATGGCGTGGACCACCGGGCCATGGCAGCAGTGTTCCCTGGGCCAGGGGTCCAGCCGGGGGGGATGGGGGACCTGCTCAACGGCCGCATCCCCGTAGAGAACTTCTCCAATCTGGAGCTGGAGGACAACCTGCTGCACTCTGCTGGTGGCCACTTCTCCCCCTCGGTGTCTCCTCAGCAGCCCCCTGCCCAGGGCCAGACTCTTCCCTCGGGACCCAGCCTCACCTCCTCCACCCGCACAGTCCCCCGGACACACCCGCCCCACATCTTGGCCAAGCCGGAGGCGCCCACATCGTCTCCGCAGGGCAGTCATTACTGCAGCGAGCATGTACCATCCCCCTACAACGACCACATGTCCTCTACCCACGCCACCTCCTTTCagactgactctcctctcctgctggAGGTACCAAGTACCCCACGCTCCTCCTGGAACAACCTCCCCCTGGCCCTCACTGACCCCACACAGTTCGGCAacctcatcagaccagagggtcACCTCGTATCCACCTCTCTGtccactcccccctcctcccactcTGTGACCCTACAGCCCATGGCTGCCCTCTCAGCGTTGCCCCAGAGCGGCTTGACGGGCTTGACTGCGCTCCCCGCCCCCTCGCCACCACACGACCTCTTGATttccacccttcccaagcagcaGCTCCCTCAGTTCAGTGCTGCCTTCGGCCACCAACTGGCCTCCCACAGTGGCATCCCCAAGGACGTGCAGCCCAGTCACAGCTCCACAGCGCCCCCCACTGGCTTCTCCATAGCTAGTGCCACCGCTGCAAGTGCCAACAGTGCAACGCCCCCCTTTCCACACAGTAACTAG